In Vibrio tritonius, the following are encoded in one genomic region:
- a CDS encoding AMP-binding protein, whose translation MNPSSLANGSQCTLPPPNELLLIWARMKPNEVYLRQIIDDKFKDFTYMEVAEQALRLVSALTDLGAKPRDKIALISKNCAEWFICDLAMMLGDFISVPLFPTAQASTIEYCLTHSDCHFLIAGKLDDNTEITQVMADMSTLTTIALPYSSAPVCQYQFVELIAKSPPSKHRPQHQDDTIMSIVYTSGTSGTPKGSILTYGSFAWTSKQIIDHIGINSQDRLFSYLPLAHITERVYIFGSSIMVGIPTAFPESLDTFIDNVKMHRPTLFISVPRLWHLFQQRILDKIPNHILQFLLSFFLTKRLIRRKIIRGLGLEDARVLGCGSAPVSPSLLHWYNRLGLEITEAWGMTESLGYGTLNYPFIESKIGTVGRAGPGVELHIAEDGEVMMKTQGMFAGYYHQQSNEPCFDVQGWLHTGDIGSIDEQGYLTLLGRKKDTFKTAKGKFVAPVPIEKLLYAKSRVEMLCLIGSGHPSPILLVVPHPFPHFDKSRYERRTKLIIEEVNQTLEPHAKVKRVLMVANPWSIENGFLTPTLKIKRFELEKHYQNLSENWPEEQLIRWEGNEP comes from the coding sequence ATGAACCCATCCTCTCTTGCAAATGGAAGTCAATGCACACTGCCTCCCCCCAATGAACTGCTGCTTATTTGGGCCCGCATGAAGCCCAATGAGGTTTATCTTCGGCAAATTATCGACGATAAGTTTAAAGATTTCACTTACATGGAAGTAGCAGAGCAGGCTCTTCGGTTGGTCTCAGCACTCACCGATCTTGGCGCGAAACCTAGAGACAAAATTGCACTTATCTCAAAAAACTGCGCCGAGTGGTTTATTTGTGACTTAGCAATGATGCTGGGCGACTTTATTAGCGTGCCGCTTTTCCCGACGGCTCAAGCATCCACTATTGAATATTGCCTAACACACAGTGACTGCCACTTTCTCATCGCAGGCAAACTTGACGACAACACAGAAATAACCCAAGTAATGGCTGATATGAGCACTCTCACAACCATTGCTCTTCCTTATTCGTCAGCTCCTGTTTGCCAATACCAATTTGTAGAATTAATCGCAAAATCCCCACCAAGCAAACATCGCCCACAACATCAAGATGACACCATTATGTCGATTGTCTACACCTCAGGAACCTCAGGCACGCCAAAAGGCTCCATTTTAACGTATGGCAGTTTCGCATGGACATCGAAACAGATCATCGACCACATTGGTATTAACTCACAAGACAGACTGTTTTCTTATCTCCCACTGGCACACATTACTGAACGAGTTTACATTTTTGGTTCATCGATCATGGTTGGTATTCCAACCGCCTTTCCTGAATCGCTGGATACCTTTATTGACAATGTAAAAATGCACCGCCCCACATTGTTTATCTCCGTCCCAAGACTTTGGCACCTATTCCAACAGCGGATTTTAGATAAAATCCCAAATCATATTTTGCAATTTTTACTGAGCTTCTTCCTCACCAAGCGCCTCATTCGTAGAAAAATCATACGTGGCTTAGGCTTAGAAGACGCTCGAGTTTTAGGTTGTGGATCCGCCCCCGTATCTCCCTCTCTATTACATTGGTACAACCGTTTAGGACTTGAAATAACTGAAGCGTGGGGCATGACAGAATCCTTAGGCTATGGCACGCTAAACTACCCATTTATCGAGAGCAAAATTGGCACCGTAGGCAGAGCTGGGCCTGGCGTTGAGTTGCACATTGCTGAAGACGGTGAAGTAATGATGAAAACGCAAGGTATGTTCGCAGGTTATTATCACCAGCAAAGCAATGAGCCTTGTTTTGATGTACAAGGATGGTTACATACAGGTGATATTGGCTCTATTGATGAACAAGGATACCTCACCTTATTGGGGAGAAAGAAAGACACCTTTAAAACCGCGAAAGGTAAGTTCGTTGCTCCGGTACCCATCGAAAAACTACTTTACGCAAAAAGTCGCGTGGAAATGCTGTGTTTAATTGGTTCGGGTCACCCATCCCCCATCCTACTTGTTGTACCGCATCCGTTTCCCCATTTTGATAAATCTCGTTATGAACGTCGGACCAAGCTTATCATTGAGGAGGTAAACCAAACATTAGAACCTCACGCCAAGGTAAAAAGAGTACTCATGGTCGCTAATCCCTGGAGCATTGAAAATGGTTTTCTCACCCCAACACTAAAAATTAAACGTTTTGAATTGGAGAAGCACTATCAAAATCTCAGTGAAAACTGGCCAGAAGAACAATTGATTCGTTGGGAAGGCAATGAGCCATAA
- a CDS encoding HD domain-containing phosphohydrolase, translated as MDQNDDLSRSRLSATLNHQLSDIHYQVRISIPNVDRLSFALYNAETDELKTYADSSAHGCELNQYSVSLSELPTLKSCAQTGETRVVNNIADSFNPNTQHTKWLLERGFHSSVAVPVYSHHHFIGILFINSHKEDFFTDVIVSALAEFIDTLIISIISEYELVHALLDSTKDRNLSAPRHWSAGTCHRERMWRFSQIIAKHVAALYQLSDEEIENITLFSRYHDIGKISVPYTTLTSSESLTPSQRRQIDEHIEQGVEIIEQIIKQLNSPNHHCVNLLRDIVAYHHEFLDGSGYPYGLKGDQIPVCARIVTVANVFDALTSHHPHKQARSIPYALLDLEKMVFDGKLDKHCVNALREYQDELEAIIRDYPGTDPCHHHSH; from the coding sequence ATGGACCAGAATGATGATTTATCGCGCTCAAGATTATCCGCGACTTTAAACCACCAATTATCTGATATTCATTACCAAGTGCGCATATCAATACCCAATGTTGATCGCCTCTCTTTTGCTCTCTACAACGCGGAAACGGACGAGTTAAAAACTTATGCCGACAGCTCTGCCCATGGCTGTGAGCTTAACCAATACTCTGTATCCCTCTCCGAGCTTCCGACATTGAAAAGCTGCGCTCAAACCGGAGAAACACGAGTTGTAAATAACATTGCAGACAGCTTTAACCCAAATACACAGCACACCAAATGGCTTCTTGAGAGAGGTTTTCATTCCTCAGTGGCGGTTCCCGTTTACAGTCACCATCATTTCATTGGTATATTATTCATCAACTCGCATAAGGAAGATTTTTTTACTGATGTGATCGTTAGTGCTCTGGCAGAGTTTATCGATACATTGATCATTTCGATTATCTCAGAATATGAACTGGTCCATGCCCTACTAGATTCAACCAAAGATCGTAATCTTTCCGCCCCTAGGCATTGGTCAGCAGGAACATGTCACCGTGAGCGAATGTGGCGTTTTAGCCAGATTATTGCCAAACATGTTGCTGCTCTATACCAACTCAGTGATGAAGAAATAGAAAATATCACCCTATTCTCCCGGTATCATGATATTGGTAAAATTTCAGTACCATACACCACATTAACGTCATCAGAATCCCTTACGCCATCTCAACGGCGCCAAATTGATGAACATATCGAACAAGGGGTTGAGATCATTGAACAAATCATTAAACAGCTCAATTCTCCAAACCATCATTGTGTGAACCTATTAAGAGATATCGTTGCCTATCATCATGAATTTCTTGATGGCTCAGGTTACCCCTATGGTTTAAAAGGCGATCAAATTCCTGTTTGTGCTCGAATTGTCACCGTTGCTAATGTTTTTGATGCCTTAACTAGCCATCACCCACACAAGCAAGCACGCTCTATCCCTTATGCTCTGCTCGATTTAGAAAAAATGGTATTTGATGGAAAGTTGGATAAGCACTGCGTCAATGCTCTACGTGAATACCAAGACGAATTGGAAGCAATTATTCGTGACTATCCAGGGACTGACCCATGTCATCACCATTCTCATTAA
- the galM gene encoding galactose-1-epimerase — MIQTYLPLLAEQPAYDGEPAKLVTLVNANGMRLLFMDIGATWLSCQVPVEGDLREVLLGVSSMEAFLKQTSYLGATVGRYANRIANSQFKVDETTYHVTANQGQNCLHGGMQGWSHLRWKMTVISEQAVRFTIDSLDNDQGFPGNVLAQMTVVLTDDNEVRLDYHATTDATTPINMTNHAYFNLMGAESGATVLEDTLCIHAQQYLPTTEMGIPLADGLTDVAGTSFDFREPTLIGSRLLADEQQKLVKGYDHSYFLGDTRLDTPVATLTAADGAVSVNVFTDKPAIQLYTGNWLEGTPNRTGGVYDDYQGVALETQYLPDSPNRNWPHQSCYLEPNQEYRFTTVYQFD; from the coding sequence ATGATTCAAACATACTTACCACTATTAGCTGAACAGCCCGCATACGATGGTGAGCCAGCCAAATTAGTTACTCTAGTTAATGCGAACGGCATGCGTTTGTTGTTTATGGATATTGGTGCAACATGGCTTAGTTGCCAAGTTCCGGTTGAGGGCGATCTTCGTGAAGTATTGCTTGGAGTGAGTAGTATGGAGGCGTTCCTAAAACAAACAAGTTACCTAGGGGCAACCGTTGGTCGTTATGCTAACCGAATTGCCAATTCTCAGTTTAAAGTGGATGAAACGACGTATCATGTCACAGCAAACCAAGGTCAAAACTGCTTGCATGGCGGTATGCAAGGTTGGAGCCATTTACGTTGGAAGATGACCGTTATTAGTGAGCAAGCGGTTCGTTTTACAATCGATTCCTTAGATAATGATCAAGGCTTTCCTGGTAATGTGCTCGCACAGATGACGGTCGTTCTTACCGACGACAATGAAGTGCGCCTTGATTACCATGCAACGACTGATGCCACAACGCCAATTAATATGACTAACCATGCTTATTTCAATTTAATGGGAGCTGAGTCAGGCGCGACTGTACTAGAAGATACGTTATGTATTCACGCTCAACAGTACTTGCCAACAACCGAGATGGGAATTCCACTCGCTGATGGGTTAACTGATGTAGCGGGAACCAGTTTTGATTTCCGTGAGCCTACTTTGATTGGTTCAAGGTTGCTGGCTGATGAACAGCAAAAATTGGTCAAAGGGTACGATCATAGCTATTTCTTGGGGGATACAAGGTTAGATACCCCGGTGGCAACCTTAACGGCGGCAGATGGTGCTGTGAGCGTTAATGTGTTTACCGACAAACCTGCAATTCAGTTATACACCGGAAACTGGCTTGAAGGTACACCTAATCGAACTGGTGGTGTGTATGATGATTATCAGGGGGTTGCACTTGAAACCCAATACTTGCCTGATTCTCCGAATCGAAACTGGCCACATCAAAGCTGTTACTTAGAGCCTAATCAGGAATATCGTTTTACGACGGTTTATCAATTCGACTAA
- a CDS encoding gamma-glutamylcyclotransferase family protein, which produces MYIFGYGSLINTASRQLTGRTGDAIPVIAKGLVRYWGKIDDSYIMSPLVVNQGKGEVSGVLLEVSAEELAEFDRREAGYQRIALESSQIESEHSFDSKLPIWVYITEHHQPPCQQSPIVQSYVDTVLTGCLEISEQFARHFIANTIGWQFPYENDRHSPKYTRMAGVSANAQVNIDRLLLEYKA; this is translated from the coding sequence ATGTACATTTTTGGATATGGTAGTTTGATTAATACTGCCTCACGCCAGCTCACAGGTCGCACTGGCGATGCCATTCCAGTGATAGCGAAAGGATTAGTACGTTATTGGGGAAAAATCGACGATAGCTACATCATGTCTCCGTTAGTCGTTAATCAAGGAAAGGGAGAAGTCTCAGGTGTACTACTAGAAGTAAGCGCAGAAGAACTCGCTGAGTTTGACCGGCGTGAAGCTGGGTATCAACGCATTGCTTTAGAGAGTTCACAAATTGAATCAGAGCACTCTTTTGATTCCAAGTTACCTATATGGGTCTACATCACCGAGCATCATCAACCGCCCTGCCAGCAAAGTCCCATCGTACAAAGCTATGTGGATACCGTGCTCACTGGCTGCCTGGAAATTTCTGAGCAGTTTGCACGCCACTTTATTGCCAACACAATCGGCTGGCAATTCCCTTATGAAAACGACCGCCACTCACCTAAATACACTCGGATGGCAGGTGTTTCCGCTAACGCCCAAGTGAATATCGATAGATTATTGCTCGAATACAAAGCCTAA
- a CDS encoding zinc transporter ZntB has protein sequence MDFLLEHWDFCSDKPTKQVLDPEQIQPEHWYHCQREEPEVRRWLERNQVPNSIIDSLLAEDTRPLFEQYEDQDFLLILRGVNLNADANPEDMLSLRLLYINGALISTRKIPSKTVSSIRHNLENQRGPANLAELVIQIIDGLSNNIDAYLDTVEDKIDRFDDEVELSEELMQTHKALLKIKRFIKPQQYAIDDYHASDTNLSQSKSLRLRHSVNTITRINETLDFYLSELEIIKGELRQYHAERMNQNTYLFSVIAAIFLPTSFLTGLLGVNVGGIPGTESPIAFGLFCLGLVIIFGVEFWILRRLKFFSQS, from the coding sequence ATGGATTTTTTACTCGAGCACTGGGATTTTTGTAGTGACAAACCAACCAAGCAGGTATTAGACCCTGAGCAGATTCAACCAGAACATTGGTATCACTGCCAACGAGAAGAGCCTGAAGTGCGTCGCTGGTTAGAGCGTAATCAAGTTCCTAATTCCATCATTGATAGCTTATTAGCAGAAGATACTCGCCCCCTATTTGAACAATACGAAGATCAAGACTTCTTACTGATCTTGCGCGGAGTGAACTTAAATGCTGACGCTAATCCAGAAGACATGCTCAGCTTACGTTTGCTTTATATCAATGGCGCCTTGATCTCAACGCGAAAAATCCCATCTAAAACCGTGAGCTCTATTCGTCACAACTTAGAAAATCAACGCGGCCCTGCTAACTTGGCAGAATTGGTCATTCAAATTATTGATGGTCTAAGCAACAACATTGACGCTTATTTAGATACGGTTGAAGATAAAATTGATCGTTTTGATGACGAAGTAGAATTAAGTGAAGAACTCATGCAAACCCATAAAGCGCTATTAAAAATTAAGCGTTTTATTAAGCCACAACAATATGCCATTGATGACTACCATGCGAGCGATACCAATCTATCACAAAGCAAAAGCTTGCGTTTACGCCACAGTGTTAACACCATTACCCGTATTAACGAAACGCTTGATTTTTATCTAAGTGAGCTGGAAATCATCAAAGGTGAGCTGCGCCAATACCATGCCGAACGCATGAACCAAAACACCTACCTGTTTTCCGTTATCGCCGCTATCTTCCTACCCACCAGCTTTTTAACTGGATTATTAGGGGTGAATGTCGGGGGAATCCCAGGCACCGAGTCACCTATCGCCTTTGGGTTGTTTTGCCTAGGTTTAGTGATTATTTTTGGGGTTGAGTTTTGGATTTTACGCCGTCTGAAGTTTTTTAGTCAGTCTTAG
- a CDS encoding RimK family protein, which yields MANLLIVTDKVSDWQQYFPSEQVVSVDQYLNADWKQNLKSIQVVNLCRDYGYMSSGYYCSLMAEARGHRVIPRVMAINDINQPLLLSSDLVKMHKLCSEEDPIRCKIYFGRTQHKGLEKLARLLFEQFMVPVIELEVGTLDGHWQIKKVAPFPFQDLQGQEEDFFIESLEMFSSKVWRRPKQEKKYRYDIAMLVDEEEKMPPSDKSALKRFRRAANRLGMNLETISPEDGSRLGEFDGLFIRATTNISNYTYRFAKKAEKMGMIVMDDSESIMKCTNKVFLTELLQRNKVPAPDSVILQSFDPEWKQRLLERLSFPLVLKIPDGAFSRGVVKVRNEEELSIEAEKLFSKSALILAQAFMPTDFDWRIGVLNRHPIFACKYMMSRGHWQIYQHHNSGRVSSGGFETLDLKQVPKAVIDTALKAANLIGNGLYGVDLKEIDGQVYVIEVNDNPSIDHTVEDGFLGDLLYDSVMTEFLRRIQLRGF from the coding sequence ATGGCTAACCTTTTAATCGTGACCGACAAAGTCAGTGATTGGCAACAATATTTCCCATCCGAACAAGTCGTTAGCGTCGATCAATACCTTAATGCTGACTGGAAACAAAATCTTAAAAGTATCCAAGTAGTCAACTTGTGTCGCGATTACGGTTATATGAGCAGTGGTTATTACTGCTCACTGATGGCTGAAGCTCGTGGTCACCGAGTGATCCCTCGAGTAATGGCTATCAACGATATAAACCAGCCGCTACTTCTCTCCTCTGATTTAGTAAAAATGCACAAACTTTGTAGCGAAGAAGATCCTATTCGCTGCAAAATTTATTTTGGTCGCACCCAGCATAAGGGGTTGGAGAAACTAGCTAGATTACTTTTTGAACAATTCATGGTTCCGGTGATTGAATTAGAAGTAGGTACTTTAGATGGTCACTGGCAAATCAAGAAAGTAGCTCCATTCCCATTCCAAGACTTGCAAGGGCAAGAGGAAGATTTCTTTATTGAATCTTTAGAAATGTTCTCGAGCAAAGTTTGGCGTCGACCAAAACAAGAGAAAAAATATCGTTACGATATTGCTATGCTGGTCGATGAAGAGGAGAAAATGCCTCCTTCAGACAAATCAGCACTTAAACGCTTTCGCCGCGCAGCCAATCGATTAGGGATGAACCTTGAAACTATCTCTCCTGAAGATGGCTCTCGCTTAGGGGAATTTGATGGTTTGTTCATTCGTGCTACCACCAATATCAGTAACTACACTTATCGTTTTGCCAAAAAAGCGGAAAAGATGGGCATGATAGTGATGGACGACTCAGAGTCCATTATGAAATGTACCAACAAAGTCTTCTTAACCGAGCTATTGCAACGCAATAAGGTACCCGCACCTGACAGTGTCATTTTGCAGAGCTTCGATCCCGAGTGGAAACAACGTTTACTTGAACGTTTGAGTTTCCCTCTTGTGTTGAAAATTCCAGATGGGGCTTTCTCGCGTGGCGTGGTGAAAGTACGTAACGAAGAAGAACTCTCTATCGAAGCAGAAAAGCTGTTTAGCAAAAGTGCATTAATTTTGGCTCAAGCATTTATGCCTACTGACTTTGACTGGCGAATTGGCGTGCTTAATCGTCACCCAATTTTTGCTTGTAAGTATATGATGAGCCGTGGTCACTGGCAGATTTACCAGCATCATAATAGTGGTCGTGTTTCTTCTGGTGGTTTTGAAACTTTGGATTTAAAACAAGTTCCCAAAGCCGTCATCGATACAGCATTAAAAGCCGCTAACTTGATCGGTAATGGTCTCTACGGTGTTGACTTAAAAGAAATAGACGGGCAAGTTTATGTTATCGAAGTCAACGACAACCCAAGTATCGACCATACTGTAGAAGATGGCTTCTTAGGTGATTTGTTGTACGACAGTGTCATGACAGAATTTCTAAGACGCATCCAATTGCGTGGATTCTAG
- a CDS encoding GNAT family N-acetyltransferase/peptidase C39 family protein has protein sequence MDFRHAKSTDLTALNALELELFDGDRIAPRQMKRFLHSNHAIVFVADSGTELAGYALLLFHQGTQLSRLYSIAVKPDFRGRGIARKLIEQCERAALDQGSTTLRLEVREDNTSAINLYEKMGYKTLKLLIHYYDDLCDGRRLQKRLTPTEPKVMLNMPLYLQTTPFTCGAACLLMSFGCLTNEFEPSRALELQLWREATTIFMAAGHGGCSGQGLALAASRRGYHVELWNQSRGIPFIDSVRDENKKAVIEIVHQDFCRQLEEQEVEIIDAPPSQGDFEQWIRQGACVLLLISTYRFDGKKEPHWIILSGMSEKFFFFHDPHAETENDVMASGYVPIGKAALQQIIGFGKQKQISCVVIQK, from the coding sequence ATGGACTTTCGTCATGCGAAGAGTACTGATTTAACTGCGCTTAATGCTTTAGAGCTTGAGCTCTTCGACGGAGACCGAATTGCTCCCCGCCAAATGAAGCGTTTTCTGCACTCCAACCACGCTATTGTGTTTGTGGCGGATTCCGGTACGGAATTGGCCGGATATGCATTGCTACTTTTTCATCAAGGTACACAGCTTTCAAGGTTATATTCGATTGCCGTTAAACCTGATTTCAGAGGACGGGGAATTGCTCGAAAACTCATCGAACAATGCGAGCGCGCAGCTCTTGATCAAGGTTCGACTACATTAAGGCTAGAAGTGCGTGAAGACAATACCTCAGCGATAAATTTGTATGAAAAAATGGGGTATAAAACGCTTAAATTATTGATTCATTATTACGACGATTTGTGCGATGGGCGGCGTTTACAAAAACGTTTAACTCCGACTGAACCTAAGGTCATGTTAAATATGCCGCTTTACCTACAAACGACCCCATTTACCTGCGGTGCTGCATGTCTTTTGATGAGCTTTGGTTGCCTTACGAATGAGTTTGAGCCAAGTCGTGCTTTGGAGTTACAACTATGGCGAGAGGCTACCACCATTTTTATGGCAGCAGGGCATGGCGGTTGCAGTGGGCAAGGATTGGCTTTGGCGGCTTCTCGCCGCGGTTATCATGTTGAGCTTTGGAACCAATCTCGTGGTATTCCCTTTATTGATAGTGTGCGAGATGAGAATAAAAAAGCGGTTATTGAAATCGTGCATCAGGACTTTTGCCGCCAGTTAGAAGAGCAGGAGGTCGAGATTATTGATGCGCCACCAAGCCAAGGTGATTTTGAACAGTGGATTCGCCAAGGTGCTTGTGTCTTGCTGCTTATCAGCACCTATCGTTTTGACGGCAAAAAAGAGCCACACTGGATTATTTTAAGTGGGATGAGTGAGAAGTTTTTTTTCTTCCATGATCCGCACGCTGAAACGGAAAACGATGTGATGGCATCGGGGTACGTTCCAATTGGTAAAGCGGCGTTACAACAGATTATCGGTTTTGGTAAACAAAAGCAGATATCGTGTGTCGTGATTCAAAAATAA
- a CDS encoding uroporphyrinogen decarboxylase/cobalamine-independent methonine synthase family protein (catalyzes the formation of tetrahydropteroyl-L-glutamate and methionine from L-homocysteine and 5-methyltetrahydropteroyltri-L-glutamate), whose product MSQSQLNAPFHADVVGSYLRPQYLHDARRQFEQGAIDANQLKEIEDKAITELVEKQKSLGLKVITDGEFRRSYWHLDFMWGLQGIEHVTLDKGYQFVNMVTRADSARLTGKISGENHPFIEHFKFLASLADETVLPRLTIPAPAQFLAELQRSDNQEATQAIYSDENELVEDIAKAYHTFFKELTAAGCRNVQIDDCTWGMLVDPKFAAKGAADTPLSEASSCGCGASHELSHEGRVADAAELYLTVNNKAIAGAPKELTVTTHVCRGNYRSTWAASGGYAPVAKVLFGRENVSAYYLEFDTDRAGDFSPLAELTGDKKVVLGLVSSKIAELEEVDAVVARIKEAAQYVPLDRLFLSTQCGFASTEEGNSLTEDQQWAKIKLVQEVAKRVWQ is encoded by the coding sequence ATGTCTCAATCTCAGTTAAATGCGCCTTTTCATGCCGATGTTGTCGGTAGTTATTTACGTCCTCAGTATTTGCACGATGCTCGTCGTCAGTTTGAACAAGGAGCTATTGATGCGAATCAGTTAAAAGAGATTGAAGACAAAGCGATTACCGAACTGGTTGAAAAACAAAAATCATTAGGCTTAAAAGTGATTACTGATGGTGAGTTTCGTCGTTCTTATTGGCACCTTGATTTTATGTGGGGCCTGCAAGGCATTGAGCACGTAACGCTAGATAAAGGTTACCAGTTCGTCAATATGGTTACTCGTGCTGACAGCGCACGTTTGACTGGTAAAATCAGTGGTGAAAACCACCCATTTATTGAGCATTTCAAGTTCCTTGCTAGCCTTGCAGACGAGACGGTTTTACCTCGTTTGACCATTCCGGCTCCTGCGCAATTCTTAGCGGAATTACAACGTTCTGATAACCAAGAAGCGACTCAAGCTATCTACAGTGATGAGAATGAGTTGGTAGAAGATATTGCTAAGGCCTATCACACTTTCTTTAAAGAACTTACCGCTGCTGGTTGTCGCAATGTACAGATTGATGACTGTACTTGGGGAATGTTGGTTGACCCTAAATTTGCTGCCAAAGGCGCGGCCGATACACCACTTTCTGAAGCGAGCAGCTGTGGGTGTGGTGCAAGCCATGAGTTGAGCCATGAAGGGCGTGTGGCTGATGCTGCTGAGCTTTACTTAACTGTGAATAACAAAGCAATTGCGGGAGCACCTAAAGAACTGACTGTGACCACTCACGTATGTCGTGGTAACTACCGTTCTACTTGGGCTGCTAGTGGTGGTTATGCTCCGGTTGCTAAAGTTTTGTTTGGTCGCGAAAACGTATCTGCATACTACCTAGAGTTTGATACTGACCGCGCAGGTGATTTCTCACCACTGGCCGAGTTAACGGGTGATAAAAAAGTGGTGTTGGGGCTGGTCTCTTCAAAAATTGCCGAATTGGAAGAGGTTGATGCGGTTGTTGCTCGCATAAAAGAAGCGGCTCAATACGTTCCTCTTGATCGCTTATTTTTAAGTACCCAATGTGGTTTTGCTTCAACAGAAGAAGGTAATTCGCTGACTGAAGATCAGCAGTGGGCCAAAATTAAATTGGTACAAGAAGTGGCAAAACGCGTTTGGCAATAA
- a CDS encoding adenosine deaminase, with protein sequence MHSFIQHLPKVELHLHIEGSLEPELMFELAQRNQVEIPFNSPEEVRNAYQFTNLQSFLDIYYQGANVLLHEQDFFDLTWAYLLRCKQDNVIHTEIFFDPQTHTARGVAFKTVIEGITKALEQAKSELGISSQLIMCFLRHLSEEDAIETLQQALPYKEKIVGVGLDSSEQGHPPEKFTEVFRQAREAGFLAVAHAGEEGPALNIRNAIDILGVQRVDHGVRCVEDEELVAELAETRMPLTVCPLSNTKLKVFQEMTEHNIVELLRKGLCVTINSDDPAYFGGYMTDNFNAVANAHPMTHAELAQFTLNAIEASFISNAEKQALAEKVDHYVASHA encoded by the coding sequence ATGCACAGCTTTATTCAGCACCTACCAAAGGTAGAACTGCATCTTCATATCGAAGGTTCTCTTGAGCCAGAATTGATGTTTGAACTGGCTCAGCGTAACCAAGTTGAGATTCCTTTCAATTCTCCAGAAGAAGTACGTAACGCGTACCAATTTACTAACCTGCAATCTTTCCTTGATATTTACTATCAAGGGGCAAACGTGCTGCTGCACGAACAGGATTTCTTCGATCTCACTTGGGCCTATTTATTACGCTGTAAACAAGATAACGTGATTCACACGGAAATTTTCTTTGATCCCCAAACCCACACCGCTCGAGGTGTCGCATTCAAAACGGTTATCGAAGGTATCACTAAAGCTCTTGAGCAAGCGAAATCCGAACTGGGAATATCCAGTCAATTGATCATGTGTTTCTTGCGTCATTTGAGTGAAGAAGATGCCATTGAAACCCTACAGCAAGCTCTCCCTTACAAAGAGAAAATCGTTGGTGTGGGTCTCGATTCGTCTGAACAAGGGCATCCACCAGAAAAGTTCACTGAAGTATTTCGCCAAGCGCGTGAAGCAGGCTTCCTTGCGGTTGCTCATGCGGGTGAAGAAGGGCCTGCGCTTAATATTCGTAACGCGATTGACATTCTTGGCGTACAGCGTGTCGACCATGGGGTACGCTGCGTGGAAGATGAAGAGTTAGTCGCAGAGTTAGCCGAAACACGTATGCCACTCACCGTATGCCCACTTTCCAATACCAAACTGAAAGTGTTCCAAGAAATGACGGAGCACAATATTGTGGAACTACTACGTAAAGGGCTATGTGTGACCATCAACTCAGATGACCCTGCGTATTTTGGTGGCTATATGACAGACAACTTCAACGCGGTAGCCAACGCGCACCCGATGACTCACGCTGAATTGGCACAATTTACTCTGAATGCCATTGAAGCCAGCTTCATCAGCAATGCGGAAAAACAGGCACTGGCAGAAAAAGTCGATCACTACGTAGCTAGCCACGCTTAA